A genomic region of Venturia canescens isolate UGA chromosome 9, ASM1945775v1, whole genome shotgun sequence contains the following coding sequences:
- the LOC122415681 gene encoding histone H2B yields the protein MPPKASGKAVKKAGKAQKNITKTDKKKKRKRKESYAIYIYKVLKQVHPDTGVSSKAMSIMNSFVNDIFERIAAEASRLAHYNKRSTITSREIQTAVRLLLPGELAKHAVSEGTKAVTKYTSSK from the coding sequence ATGCCGCCCAAAGCCAGTGGTAAAGCTGTCAAGAAAGCCGGCAAGGCTCAGAAGAATATTACGAAGACTgacaagaagaagaagcgtAAGAGGAAGGAAAGCTACGCTATCTACATCTACAAAGTACTTAAACAAGTCCACCCTGATACTGGAGTTTCCAGCAAGGCGATGAGCATCATGAACAGCTTCGTCAACGACATTTTCGAACGTATCGCTGCTGAAGCCTCTCGTCTCGCTCATTACAACAAGCGATCAACTATCACGTCTCGGGAAATCCAGACCGCTGTTCGACTCCTGTTGCCTGGTGAACTTGCCAAGCACGCTGTTAGTGAGGGCACCAAAGCTGTCACTAAATACACGAGTTCGAAGTAA